A part of Kryptolebias marmoratus isolate JLee-2015 linkage group LG8, ASM164957v2, whole genome shotgun sequence genomic DNA contains:
- the taf11 gene encoding transcription initiation factor TFIID subunit 11 — MADPARIKPEETLVKAASANEEHPVKTEQPEEVADPEKSAEESKKSTEQDQPKETLETATGDDEEEGTSGQPLSKRLKVEPEKKKEKRHKVDEDEIQKMQVLVSSFSEEQLNRYEMYRRSAFPKAAIKRLIQSITGSSVSQNVVIAMSGIAKVFVGEIVEEALDVCEKWGDTPPLQPKHMREAVRRLKTRDRIPNTKYKHMVFH; from the exons ATGGCAGACCCTGCGCGGATAAAACCGGAGGAGACGCTCGTGAAGGCGGCTTCTGCAAACGAGGAGCATCCTGTCAAGACGGAACAACCTGAAGAAGTAGCCGACCCAGAAAAATCTGCAGAAGAAAGCAAAAAGTCGACCGAGCAAGATCAGCCCAAAGAAACACTC GAAACAGCAACAGGagacgatgaggaggagggaACCTCGGGACAGCCTCTGTCTAAACGACTGAAGGTGGagccagagaagaagaaggagaagcgCCACAAGGTTGACGAGGACGAGATACAAAAGATGCA GGTTCTGGTGTCCTCCTTTTCAGAAGAGCAGCTGAATCGTTACGAGATGTACAGACGCTCTGCCTTTCCAAAGGCTGCTATTAAAAGG cTGATCCAGTCCATAACAGGCTCATCAGTGTCCCAGAATGTGGTTATTGCAATGTCTGGGATAGCCAAGGTTTTTGTTGGGGAAATAGTTGAGGAAG CCCTGGATGTCTGTGAGAAGTGGGGCGACACACCACCCCTCCAGCCCAAACACATGAGGGAAGCCGTGAGGAGGCTGAAGACCCGAGATCGGATCCCAAACACCAAGTACAAACACATGGTGTTTCACTGA